A portion of the Chromobacterium sp. IIBBL 290-4 genome contains these proteins:
- the rlmM gene encoding 23S rRNA (cytidine(2498)-2'-O)-methyltransferase RlmM → MKSIASLSDAVLAYCRPGFENECAEELLEAAGGGRVEKHSGWVVLSALSAKAWRLLPQSRLIFSRQALAVLDRIDLNERDRLSPILASVSRLDAPRFQAIWLERPDTNEGKALSGFCRHFGEHVTAAARTRGWLDETANRRLHLFFPSRGEVWICSRPVRAGDWPNGIPRLRMPSAAPSRSTMKLLEAIHTLVDEPERRFREGMRAVDLGAAPGGWTYQLVLRGLHVWAVDNGPMKGALDGHPQVRHLREDGFRFQPRRPVDWLVCDMVEQPIRIAELIARWFVSGHCRQAIFNLKLPMKKRYLESGKCFALIDQKLRRAGIAYQLNARQLYHDREEITCYLAIAPRKH, encoded by the coding sequence ATGAAATCTATAGCAAGCCTGTCTGATGCGGTGTTGGCCTATTGCCGTCCCGGTTTTGAAAATGAATGCGCCGAAGAATTGCTGGAGGCCGCCGGCGGCGGGCGCGTCGAGAAACACAGCGGCTGGGTGGTTTTGTCCGCGCTTTCGGCCAAGGCTTGGCGTTTGCTGCCGCAAAGCCGGTTGATCTTCTCCCGCCAGGCGCTGGCGGTGCTGGATCGCATCGATTTGAACGAGCGCGACCGCTTGAGCCCCATCCTCGCCAGCGTGTCCAGGCTGGACGCGCCGCGGTTTCAGGCGATTTGGCTGGAGCGCCCCGATACCAATGAGGGCAAAGCCTTGTCCGGCTTTTGCCGCCATTTCGGCGAGCATGTGACGGCGGCGGCAAGGACGAGAGGCTGGCTGGATGAAACCGCCAACAGGCGCTTGCATCTGTTTTTCCCTAGCCGCGGGGAGGTCTGGATTTGCAGCCGGCCGGTCCGAGCCGGCGACTGGCCAAACGGCATTCCGCGTTTGCGGATGCCGTCCGCCGCGCCGAGCCGCTCGACCATGAAGCTGTTGGAGGCCATCCATACGCTGGTGGATGAGCCGGAGCGTCGTTTCCGCGAAGGCATGCGAGCAGTGGATCTGGGCGCGGCGCCGGGCGGCTGGACGTATCAGTTGGTGCTGCGCGGACTCCATGTGTGGGCGGTGGACAATGGGCCGATGAAAGGCGCGCTGGATGGCCATCCCCAGGTCAGGCATTTGCGCGAGGACGGCTTCCGCTTCCAGCCCAGGCGGCCGGTGGACTGGCTGGTCTGCGACATGGTGGAGCAGCCCATCCGCATCGCCGAGCTGATCGCCCGCTGGTTTGTGTCCGGCCATTGCCGCCAAGCCATATTCAATTTGAAGCTGCCGATGAAGAAGCGCTATCTGGAAAGCGGCAAATGCTTCGCGCTGATCGATCAAAAGCTCAGGCGGGCAGGCATCGCTTATCAACTGAACGCCAGGCAGCTCTACCACGATAGGGAGGAGATCACCTGCTATTTGGCCATTGCGCCGCGCAAGCATTGA
- a CDS encoding YbaK/prolyl-tRNA synthetase associated domain-containing protein has translation MFERLRQLLADGQARFRVIEHPAEGNSHKVAEIRGTEVGQGAKAMLCRVADEAGQFVLAVLPGDERVDFAKVAAAVGARKVKLADAADAEAATGCVIGSIPPFSFSDSIRLVVDPQLLARYREIAFNAGRLDASMVLDSDDYRRLAQPLLADIRKEPA, from the coding sequence ATGTTCGAACGTTTACGCCAACTGCTTGCCGATGGCCAAGCCCGCTTCCGGGTGATAGAACACCCGGCCGAGGGCAATTCGCACAAGGTGGCCGAGATTCGCGGCACCGAGGTGGGGCAGGGCGCCAAGGCCATGCTGTGCCGGGTGGCGGATGAGGCGGGCCAGTTCGTGCTGGCGGTGCTGCCCGGCGACGAGCGGGTGGATTTCGCCAAGGTGGCCGCCGCGGTCGGCGCCCGCAAGGTGAAGCTGGCGGATGCGGCCGACGCCGAGGCCGCCACCGGCTGCGTCATCGGTTCGATTCCGCCGTTCAGCTTCAGCGATTCCATCCGGCTGGTGGTGGATCCGCAGTTGCTCGCGCGTTATCGCGAAATCGCTTTCAACGCCGGGAGACTGGATGCCTCCATGGTGCTGGATAGCGACGATTACCGTCGACTGGCGCAGCCGCTGTTGGCCGACATCCGCAAGGAACCGGCATGA